AGTTGTCGCGATGGCCGACGAAGGCGTGCTGCAAGATGGCGTCGGAGCGGTGCGTGATCGCCGTTACGTTGATGATGGGCCGGATGCGCTGCGGGCCGTAGTAGCCGGTGAACTCGCCGAAGGGGCCTTCAATCTCGCGCTCGTCTGAAGGCATCTCGCCTTCAATAATCATCTCGGCGTCGGCGGGCACCATGAAGTCCTCGCCCCAGGTCTCTGACGGAACCACGCGCAGCGGCGAGCCCATGATGCCGCCTACGACGCGGTAGTCGTCCTTGCCGTAAGGCTCCACGTTCAGCGCGCCCAGATAAAACGCCGGGTGATGGCCGACCACGATCACCACCGGAGTGGACTTGCCCTGTTCCTCATGGTGGCGGAAGATCTGCCAGTTGTGCCGCGGCGACATGTGGATGCCCAGCTTGCGCGGGCCTTTGTACATGTTGCGCAGAAACGCCACGTTGTAGAAATTCTCGGTGGGGTGCTTCATGATCGGCGTCATGTCGATGTAGGGCGCCGGGTCCATGTGGTGATGGCGGACGATGGGGTAGCTGCTGAGGTCGGCGTCCTTGCCGACATTGCAGACCTGCTTCACCGGGGCGTCGGCCTTGCTGAGTACCACCGGAGCGATGGGCTGCGTGAGGCGGCGGGCGTATTCCAGGCTCAACTCCATGCCGGCCTGCTCGGGCTTTAATCCCATGGCCACGGCGCAGCGCTCGCGGCTGGCGAAGACGTTGCTGACCAGGCGCGTGGCGCAGGCCTCCCCACGCACGTTCTTGGGCTTCTCCCAGAAGACCACAGGAAACTTGGCGGCGTTCTCCAGGTGCTTCAGGATGGCCGTGCATTCATACTGCGCGGGCGCCACTGGCTGGCTGACGCGGATGATGTCGTTGGGGTAGTCCTTTTCAATCTCGGCCAGAAACTGGCGCAGGGATCGTTCGGGGGCGGCGGCATGGTCCTTGGTGGATGGCGCGGATGCTGCCGGTTTACCGGTGGTAGCGGTACTCATTGAGGATATATCCTTTCGTATCTGCTCCAGGTTCGCGCTAGATCACCGAGCGAACCTGCGTGGGGCGAGAACCTGCGCGAGCAACCTACAATAGTAACCTCAAAAAGGCAGCCAGCCAAAGGTGATTTCGACGCACCACGAGGCCCCTGTCTCGGGGAGCTTTGGCTCCGGTGGTTGCTTCGCCGGGTAGGGTCCGGTATGATGTCCATTCGACGGCCCTATCAGGCCAAACGGCCCGTTCGCAGGCGATCCGCTGCCCCCTCCCTCGCGACGGAATTATTTTTCCCGGCTGGACCGAATTGGATGTCAATGCCCATGCGTGATAAAGCGCGACCCGACAAAGGGCCGCCAGACAACGAACCCTCGGAAAAAGCCCATCTAATGACCAGCTCGGAGATTGAGCGGACGCTCATCCATCTGGCACATGAAATTGTGGAGAAGACCGAGGAGCGCCTCGATCTGACGCTGATCGGAGTACGTCGACGTGGCGAGTTGCTGGCGGGGCGGCTGAGTGAGAAAATTCGTCAGTTGACCAAGGTGGAAGTTCCGGTAGGCAGCCTTGATGTCGAGCTATACCGCGACGACCGACCTATCACGGGCCGCGCCTTGAAGGATTCCAGGCGAACCGGCCACCCTTCCCAGATACCTTTTTCCATTACTGGCAAGGACGTGCTGCTGGTGGACGATGTGCTGTTCACCGGGCGAACCACTCGCGCGGCGCTGGAGGCCATCTTCGATCACGGTCGTCCGCGCCGGGTGCGGCTCTGTGTGCTGATTGACCGCGGGCATCGTGAGCTGCCCATTGAAGCCAGCTTTGTGGGCAAGCGTGTCATGGTGGGGCCGCAAGAATTGATTGAAGTGAAGCTGGCCGAAGAAGATCAGGTCGAGAAAGTCGTCCTGCTCGATAAGAGCTAAAGTAGTTTATTGAAAAACTGTATAAGGTGTCATTCCGAGCGGAGCGAGGAATCTGCTGTATCTATCGGCAGCGTGAA
Above is a genomic segment from Acidobacteriota bacterium containing:
- a CDS encoding UbiD family decarboxylase produces the protein MSTATTGKPAASAPSTKDHAAAPERSLRQFLAEIEKDYPNDIIRVSQPVAPAQYECTAILKHLENAAKFPVVFWEKPKNVRGEACATRLVSNVFASRERCAVAMGLKPEQAGMELSLEYARRLTQPIAPVVLSKADAPVKQVCNVGKDADLSSYPIVRHHHMDPAPYIDMTPIMKHPTENFYNVAFLRNMYKGPRKLGIHMSPRHNWQIFRHHEEQGKSTPVVIVVGHHPAFYLGALNVEPYGKDDYRVVGGIMGSPLRVVPSETWGEDFMVPADAEMIIEGEMPSDEREIEGPFGEFTGYYGPQRIRPIINVTAITHRSDAILQHAFVGHRDNWFLGGIPKEGTVYNVLKGIVPTVKSVHLPPSGSCRFNCYISIDKRVDGETKQAALATFGAVDFIKNIIVVDGDIDPFNEQEVMFAVATRTQAREAVDIIKNVKGNTLDPSQQHDIMTDKLLIDATKPVGRAFSARVRVPDEALAKFHLKDYVDDKRLKELPSYPDSRRSV
- the pyrR gene encoding bifunctional pyr operon transcriptional regulator/uracil phosphoribosyltransferase PyrR, coding for MTSSEIERTLIHLAHEIVEKTEERLDLTLIGVRRRGELLAGRLSEKIRQLTKVEVPVGSLDVELYRDDRPITGRALKDSRRTGHPSQIPFSITGKDVLLVDDVLFTGRTTRAALEAIFDHGRPRRVRLCVLIDRGHRELPIEASFVGKRVMVGPQELIEVKLAEEDQVEKVVLLDKS